The Ruficoccus amylovorans region GGAAGATTGCTTCTCCGCGCTCGATGCCGACGCATCCGAAAGGGGCCGCTCCGGCGGGGTTGCCTGCCTGCCGCAACCGGTTGCAATACCCGCCAGGCAAGCAAAGGAAAGCGCCGTCAGTTTCTTGAATTTCATAACAGATCAACTTCTATTGAAAACAGTTTAACCAGCTATCGCCGACAGCATAGGCAGTTAGCTTCCGCTCACGCAGACCTTGGCAGATGCCCGCTTGATCGCTTCCAGGTAGCCGAAGCCGAGGCTCACCTCGGGCTCCAGAAAACTGCCCTCCGTCCACTCGTTCCAGGCGTTGATGGTCAACATTTGAAAGCCCTCTCCCTCTGCAGCCAAGGCAAGGGCACGCTCCAGCGCGGCCTCGAAACGGGCGGGCGTGTTGCCGGACAAAGTACCATGAAAGGGATAGTCACCGACCTTCCAGGGCTTGTCCTGCCGCGTCCTGGCGGAGGGGTCCCAGCCCATGGTTACGTTCGGATAAACCGGCACGGCGGCCTCGGCCCGCAAGCGGGCAAACGACTCGAAATACTGCGCCGCAACGGCGTCGTAGTCGTTTTTCTCATGGCGCGTCATATCGGTGTAGTGGACCCAGATGTAGGCGTTGATGGAGTCCGCACCCAGCTCCGGGGCGAGCGCCGCCGGACGTTTCGCCCCACCCTCGCCAAAGAGGATGGCCACGTCCCAGTCCACCAGGTTGATGTGCAGCCCCGGAAAGCCGAATGCCACGGCCTTCCTCCGCCAGCGGTCGAGCGCCTCGCGGGCCGCCTTGACCGAGCCGAAGGAGCGAACGAAGTGCGGGGCGTCGTAGATCGAAAAGAACGGGGCGCCGTCCACCTTGAGATAAGACGGGTGCGAGAAATACTGCTCCAGCATCCGCGTGCTGACGGCCTCGAAGACATCCGGGTTCAACAGCCCGCTGTAGCGGGTCTGCGGTGTCACATCCGGGTCCGCCGGATGGATGTCATGCCAATCGTGGTTGGCCCACATCAGCGCGAACTGCAGTCGGTCATTGTTCGGAGCGCCGAGAAAGCCCTCGTCCAGCGCGCGCTCCAGGTAGGGGCCGTCGTTGTAGTAGTACCAGTCAAAAAGGAAGGTATCCACGCCGTGGTCGGCGGCGGCGTCGATTTTCATCGCCATGACCTGCGGGTCCGACTCGTCGCACTTCCCCCAGAGCGGACGGTACGGCAGCGGATGCCCCTCGAAGCGCGGGCGGGCGGCCTCGACCAGTTCCCATTCGCTCCAGCCCTTGCGCCCGGTAAAGGCTTCGTTGCGGCGGTCAGGGTGGTAGTTCGGAAAATAATAAGCGGCGATTTCAGGCTTGGGCATGGGATGGATGTTTTTTTGGAAAAAACTCAGTTAATCTCGTTGAGAAATAGATCCTCGCGCTCCTGGCGGGAAAGTTCGGCGGCCACAATCTGCGCACAGCTCCCGTCACCCATGAGCACGTTGCACTTGCCGGCGTTGCGGTCGTAGGGACGCGCGCCATAGGCACCGGTCGAACCGCGCTCGGCGAAAAGCCTCCCGTGCAGCAACCATGAACCGTCCGTGCTTCCCGTCGGTTCGTTGTTGCCGTCGAGCCCGGCCACCGAAGCGATCAGGACTTTCTTTTCGAGATTGGGCGTATTGTACACCGAAACGATTCTGTCGGGATCGGTGTAGTCCCTGTACATGATGAACTCGTAATTGGCTCCATAGTCGCCCCACGGGTGACTGCGTTCGGCGTTCGGGCAGTAGAAAATAATCGGAAGCTTGTAGTCACTACGACTATAGGCCGCGGCGACCGAATCGGGTACCTGACCGGGAAGGTTCACGTACTCCCTCACCTGAGCCATCCACGAGTTGGCCATATTGGGGCCGCCGGAGGGGTCGTCGTTCTGCCGGTTCAGCGTGGGGAGGCGCCCGTTGTTCTCGCCCACGTAGAGCTTCAGAGCCGTTCCCAGTGCGCGTAGATTTCCAAGACTCTTGGTCGCGGCGGCGTGCTCGCGGATATTACCCGCCACAGAGATCACGATCGATCCCAGCAGCGCGATGACCGCGATCACGACCAACAACTCCAGGAGGGAAAAACCTTTTGCGGGGGCAACTTGTGCGTAAAGCCTTCGTTCCATGCTTCGAGTGGGGTAAGGGATATTTTTCGGAGGTGGCTCCTTCTGGCGGAATCTTCCGCCAGAAGGAAAGGCCTGCGCCGTGATCGACGCTCCGTCCGATGAGAAACAAGTCTGAACGCCAGGCAAAGCCTAGCGGCGACAGAAGGCACGCTTGTAGAAGAAAGCGACCAGCGCCCCTCCGAACAGGAAGATCAAGGCGCTCTCACGCGGTTCGGGGATGGCGGAGGCCCGGATGTTTTCCAACTGCGCCTGACTCAACACGCCGGATGCGTTCGTGGTGGAAAGATGCAACTGAAAATCGTCAATGTAGCCTTCAAACGCATTGCTGAGGGTCCCGATGTAGTTACCGATCCTCAGCGTCGAGGAAATGTTCATGTTACTCGCACCGACGGAGCTGGTCGCCACGAGAGAAACGGCGTCTTCGGTCGAACCGGCGTAGAACTTGACGTTGCTGGAGGGCTGAGTCAGGTCCACCGTGACCGCAATATAGAGCCACTCGCCGACAGCCGCGTACGGCGTGGAGACGCCGCTGCCCGTATTAGGAGTCTCTTCTCCCAATGTCGTGGCCACCCGTCCGTCGCTGATGTAGTTGCGAATATCTACAGGGTTGGCGGTACCGGTGATCGCCATCAGGCGGGCTGAATTCGACAGCGCGACATCCGTCGAATAGTACCACATGCTGATCGTGTAGCTCTCGACGAGTGTGGTGCCGTAAGCGTTGCTGAGCGCGTCCCGGAGGTTGGAAGCCGTGACCGCTCCCCCTGCGCCCGACATGGTGGCGGCAGAATTATTAAACGCGTAGTCGCCGGCCTTTCCGCTCACGCCGGTCACGTTTTGCAGCGCGGTGGGAGTACCGGCACTGTTGACAAACACACCGTTCAGCGCCGCGCCGGAGGAACCACTGTTGGTTGCGGTCGTGGTCGAGGTATTGGCATCATTGAAGGTGTAATGGATAAACGGTGTGGTCTGGGCGTTCAGGCCCAGAGCGGTGCCGAGAACAAGCAGGATAGAGGGCAGACTTTTCATGATGTATATGGGTGTATGGAGGGGAAGAAGGTTGGAGTTGTCATGGGGCGCATTTGCCTCATGAACTGCGGATAAATTGCGAATAATCGTTGCAGAACGCAATCGGGAGCGACACCCCTTTTATATACAAAATCGCCCATTTTTATGGCCTATAGCAATATCACTCGCTTTTAAAATTTTCATAAACGACTTATAGAAAATGAATTAAAAGTCGACACCAGAACAAACACTTCGCCCTCCTCCTCGTATTTCGCTTTTCACATTTTCCCCGCTCAATCCCTGAAATCGCGGACGGAGAGTCTCACGACACAAACTCCGGTCGAAATTGAATCACTTGACGCGCAACCGCCACACGTTGGGTGACGTCTTCTGCACACGGGCAAAGACGCGACAGAAATCCGACGTACTGACGAACCCGCATTGGGAAGCGATCTCATCAAGCGTGGCCGAATCGGTCGAAAGAATATCACAGGCGCGCTGGATGCGCTGTCGGGTAAATATCTCCTGCGGAGCCTTGCCCATAACCTGATGAAACAGACGGCGCATGTGGCTGGGCGAGATGTTGCAGGCATCACAAATCGTCGTAATTTTCGGGGCCTCGTGCATGTGCTCAACGTACCATGCGATGATGCGCTCCACCCGCTCGCCCGCCAATTCGTCCAGCCGCCATTGGGACTTGAGCGGGACTTCGCTCAAGGCAATCAGCGCGAGTTCAATGAGGATTTTCTCAAAGGCAAGGCTGCTGAGCTGGTTGGGCGAGTCGTAGCTCGGGCGGGCCTCGACGGCGAGCTCACGCACCCGGTCGAGGCGTTTTTCTTCGAGCTTGAGCGCGAGCACACCGCTGCGGGTCACCTCCTCCTTGAGCAGCAGCGGCACCTGCGGAAACGAGAAAAGCGTCCGGTCGCAGACAGCATCCGCTTCCCGCGGTTTCCAATTGTAGGAGAACTGCGGGGGAATGACCCAAAAGTTCGCCTTGGCCGAGAGTTTGAGCCTGCGGTCCGACTGCACAAAGGATAGCCGCCCCGAATGCAGCGCGAAAAACTCCCAGTTCAAACGCTTGGCGGTATGGTCGGGGTAGTCCCGAAAATCTCGAAGGCCATAGGTGAGGTAGCGCAACATGGGGGCAGTATTACATCGTTGGGATTATTGTTTCTTGCGCGTGGGAGTGGAGCTTTTTCTTTTCGGGCTGACAGGCCCTGTGGTGGCGACGGAAAAAGCCAGAGCGGTGCCTTCCGCCTCCGTCGGGAAGGAAATATTTTTGCGCCACTGATGCGGGGTGAGGTTGTACTCGTCCTTGAAGGAGCGGTGCAGATCTACCTTGCTGGCAAAGCCTGACTCGGGATAAATCCGGTCGATGGTCCAGTCCGTATTCGCCAGCAAGCGGGCGGCTTCGTAAAGCCGCAAGCGGCGAAAAACCACATGCGGCACCAGCCCATACACGGCGAGAAAATCCCGCCTCAACTGGCTGGGAGACATCCCGTTCTCGATAGCGACACGGTCGATGGTCGGCCGGCTTTTCATGTGCAGTTGATACCACTCCTCGGCCCGACGGCAGCGCTCCGATACCCGACGCTGCACGGAGGCGAGCTGACGGTGCTCGTAGTCCTCAAGGAATAGGATCGAAAGCTGCACTACAACCTTCTGGGCATACAACTCGAAAAGTTCGGTCGGATTCACGTAGTAGGGCGCGAGCATGTCCGCCAGTTGCGTAACCATCGCGCAGTCCTCGTCGCTCAGGTCGTGACGCAGGTAGTTCAGGCCCTGCATCCGCCGGTAGAGCAACTCCGGGATGACGCTGAAATGCAGCGATATTCGCTGGACCGTGTTGGACGAACTTTCCCAGTGATAGGTCAGCCCCGGGCGCAGGAGCCACAGCGAAGGCCGTTCGGGCTCGGCCACTTGCTCGCCCGCGATGACGGGCGCGGCCCGTCCCTTCAGGATGACGTAAAATTCCCAGCTCGTGCGCCTTGCCGAGGGGTCCGGCCATTCGTTGAAGTTACGCGTTCCCTGGGAGAAATAACGCAGCATGCGTTCACTCACCTAGCCGACTTCGCCCGAAAATGAAAGGCAATTCCCAAGCCGCCAATGACCAGGCTCACCGCCAGAATCGACACGCGCCCGCCGAGCGGATTAGGGATAAACAACAACAGCGCCACCAGCAATCCGATAACCAACGCGAACCGGCTCATAATCATCAACTGCAAACTGTCATTGGCCTGCCCCACTTCTTTCTCGAAATCGACCGGCTTATGCATGAGCGCGAAAAAATCGTCCACCCGCTGGCGATAAAACGCCGTTTGCGGGAAAAACATACTCAGGAAAAACGCCCCCGCCCCGGCCACAAACACGCTGAGCGTACGCTCGCCGAAGCTCATCAGTCCGGGGTTGGCGTAGTAGATGAGCGAGGGGACGACACCCATTGCGACAGAGAACAAACAGGCCCAGGAAGGTGCACGCCGGATAAACAGGCATAGTGTCATCGGGATCGACATTGGCATGCCGATCGTCGCAGCCAGTCCGATGGCGAAACGGAAGATCCCGGCCTCATTTCCCATCGCCAGATAGCAGGCGATCCCGATAATCAGAAAACCGAAGACGACCGTCATCACCCGGCTCCAGCGCAGCAGGACATCCTCCGGCGGTAGCGGACGCTTCAGTAGCCCGAAGATGAAGGGAACGATGTTGCGGATCAGGATGGCGACATTGCCGTTGAGCCCGCTGTCCACCGAGCTCATCGTCGCCGCGAACATGGCCACGACCATCATGCCAATTAACCCCGTGGGCAGCATTTTCAGCGCAATGACCGCGAAGGCTGCCTCCTCGGGCTTGGGCATGCCCGAGGCCATCACCTCTTCCGGGAAAAGCATTCGCGCCGACATCGGCGGAATAAACCAGAGCATCGTCCCAATGACCGTCAGCACGCCGGTCAGGATGGCCGCCTTGGTGGCCGAGCGCCCCTCCTTGACCGAGAAGTACCGCGTGCTCTGCATCATCGAAGTCATCCCGATAAACTGGATGAAGAAAATCGAGACCAGCCACTCCAAGGTGTAGTCGTTGTTCAGGTCGGAGCCATCGGGCTTGATAAAGGCGAAGGCGTCGCTCAGCCCCTGCGCTTTTATCTCGGAGAAAAATCCGCCAATGCCACCGAAATGAATCAGGCACAATACGGTCAGCAGAATCGTCATGGTAAACATGACCAGCCCCTGAATAAAGTCGGCGGACAGTACCGCCCAGCGCCCGCCCAGTGTGGAGTAGAACAGCACGGTCAGCCCGAGCGCGGGGATGGTCAGCATGAGGGGAACGGAGAAACATGTCGCCGCGAAGATCGACAGCCCGAGTAGCCAAAGCCCGGCTGTCAGCACGGAGAGAAAGACGCCTATCACGGCGAAGACCTGCTCGGTCACCGGACCGAAACGGCTTCGCAGCGCCTCCGGAAATGTCGTCACCCGTAGTTGGCGGAACATCCTCCCGAGGAAGAAAACATGGAAGACATACGCCGCGATGCTGCCGAAGTAAATCGCCAGGACGCTCCACCCGGCCATGTAGGCGGCGCCTCCATTACCAGTAAACGTCAGCGCGCTGATGCCACTCATGAAGGAGCTCATCCCCACGATCCACCAGGTTCCCCGCGAGCCGCTTCGGAAGAAGTCGCTCGTGTCGGTATTGAGCTTCTTGCAGGCCGGACCGACGGCAAGAATCACCAACAGATAAACACCAATAACAATATACTCTACGACCTGGTTTTGCATGGAAGGCAACGAAACAAAGGGTTCGCACTGATTCTGAAGCCGCGCCCCTCAAAGACAAGTCAAGCAACCTCTCACGATAGTAACCTCAACGACCAAGCTGTCACCCCTAATAAGGCCCCACGCGCACGTTATTGTTACCTTTCTGGTGGGCAGATGGCATCGCGGCTTCGTCCCGGCGCGGTATGCTGGTCACAGTGAATACTCCCCATCAGCCCCCGATACGTGTCGGTATAATTGGTGTATCCGGCTATGCCGGATTGCTCGCTGACTGTGTTCAGCGGCATGTCGATGCCGGTCACGCGCACTGGATAGCCGCCGCCGGATTAAAGACCCCGGCAGACATCGCCCGTTGCGAAATCCTCGCCCGTCAGGGAGCGCATATTCACACCGACTGGCGGGAATTGATCGACCAACACGCCGGGCAGCTCGACCTGCTCATGATTCCGACCGCGATCCATGTTCACCGGGAGATGACGGAATACGCCTTGGCCCGGGGTCTGCGGGTTTTTATGGAAAAGCCGCTCGCGGCGACCTATGCCGACGCGCGCGCCATCTGCGAAGCCAACCGCCTCAGCCAGGGTGAGCTTGTTATCGGCTACCAGAATCTTTATTGTGAGAGCACCCACCAGATAAAGAGGTATATCCTCGAAGGACGGCTCGGGAAAATCCAGTCCATGCGCGCACTTGCACTGTGGCCCCGCCCCGCCTCCTACTACAGTCGCAATGGCTGGGCCGGACGCCTGAGCACCGGAGGCAAGCCGGTTAACGATTCGCCCGTCAACAACGCTCTCGCCCACCACATCAACCTGCTGCTTTTCTGGGCCGGAAGCCGTCCGCTGGAAACCGCCCATGTGGAAGCCATTGAGGGTTCACTCTACCGCGCTCGCGACATCGAGAGCTTCGACACGGCGAGCCTGCGCATTTCCACCGGTCAGGATTACCCGCTGGAGTTTCACGGCTCGCATAGCACCCGCGAGATATTTAACCCCGAACTGCATATCCTCGGCAGCCGTGGCAACGTCCGGTGGAAAACCGACCAGAGCATCCATATCGAAACGCCGACAGGTCGCGAAGTCCTGTCGCTGCCTCCAGCCCCCGAGCTACGAGATTACACAGTTTCGCAATTGATGCGTTGGGCGGCTGGAGAAAAAATCCTTTGCTGCACCCCCGGGCAGGCGCTTGAGCAAACCCACGTCGTCGATCTGATTCACCGGCACCTGCCGATTCGGCGCATTCCGGACCGCTTTATCGATATGGACGAGGGCCAGCCAGTTGTCGAAGGGCTACCGCAAGCGTTTCAACGCCGTTACCTCGAAGGCGGTTGCCTCCGGGCTGGTGACACCCCCTGGGCTGAATCGCCCGCCCTCGCGCTTCCGGCGGAAAAAAAATCTGCTTCCCTCGCTGATGTCGCACAGGGTTAACCGGCGACCGGGCCGCACATCGGCCACTACATCCAAGATTCCGCTTGCCCACTAGGGTTGGCGGCGTTGCGCCGTTTTTAGCGAAGCACTCGCAAGGACATTGCGTGTCAATAAATCACGTGACAAGAAAGGCCAATCCGTCTCGATTCCAGTGCTGGAGCCGACTGACGGCGGTGAAAGATTATCTTGCCAAGCCGATTTAGCGGTCCTCAAGTAAGCACTGTGACCCCAACCACCCCACATACCCCAACGGCGGTTCCGCAGGGAGTTCCCGCCAGCGAATTCGAACGCGAACCGGTCCCGGCCAACAAGCTCAAGGGAGCGAACAAGTTCTGGGGCATGTACGCCGGTGAGCACGCCGCGGGGACCGAGTTCATGATCGGACCGTTGTTCCTGCTCAACGGCGTGAGCCTTCAGAACATTTTCCTCGGGCTGCTCGTGGGTAACTTTCTGGCCGTGCTTTCGTGGCGCTACGTCTGCGCTCCCATTGCCGCGCGGGCGCGGTTGACGCTCTATTACCAACTGGAGAAAATCGCCGGAGGCTCGCTGACCAAGGTTTACAACCTCGCCAATGGTGTGCTGTTCTGCTTCCTGGCCGGAGCGATGGTCACGGTCTCGGCCACCGCGGTCGGGATGCCGCTGAACATCCCCATGCCCGCGGCCACCGACATGTTCCCGACGAGCCTCTCGTTTGTGGTCATCGTGCTCGTGGTCGGGCTCGTCATCGCGGTCGTCGCCAGCTACGGGTACGAGACAGTGGCGCGCTTCGCCAACGTCGCCTCGCCGTGGATGATCCTCGTCTTTTTCGCCTGCGGCGTCATCGCCCTCAAAGAGCTGGGCGTGACCAACTGGTCCACCCTCGAACAAGTCTGGACCGAATCCACCATCTTCGCCCAGAACGGCAGCGACCAGACCCGGATGGGCTTCTGGAGCGTGACGTTCTTCGCCTGGTTCTGCAACTCGGCCATGAACGTCGGCATGGCGGACCTGTCCGTCTTCCGCTTTGCCAAAAAGCCCAGCTACGGCTGGGCCAGCTCGGCGGGTGTATACGTCGGGCACTACATGGCGTGGATCGCCGCCGCTCTCATGCTGGCCGCGCAGATCAAGCTCAATCAGGACGCCACGCCCATCCCCGGCCGGATGGCCAGCAACGTGGCCGGACTGGCCGGGATCGTCTGCGTCATCGTAGCCGGCTGGACCACCGCCAACCCAACCATTTACCGCGCCGGACTCGCCTTCCAGGCTATGGTCCCCAAAGCCTCGCGCTTCAAGGTCACGCTGGCCGCGGGCATGGTGGCCACGCTGGCCGGAGTCTTCCCCGCGCTTGCCTGGAAACTGCTCGGCTTCGTGGGGCTTTACGGCACTATTCTCGCGCCGGTCGGGGCCGTCATCTTCGTGGACTGGTACTTCGTCCGCCGCCAGAACCCCGAGGCCCTCTACAACGCCGAACCTGCCAGCAGCTTCAGCCTGAGCGTGCTTGCGGCCTGGGTTATCCCTGTTGGAATTGCGCTCTATTTCATGCACTTCCAGGGCATATCCTCCTGGTTCCTGCCCTTGCCGACATGGATTGCCTGCGCGGTGATCTATTACCTGCTTTCGGCCAAAAACCGCGCTTCACGCGCCCTCCCCGTCGCCTGACCCCCAGCCCCCTCAGCCATATGTACAGCTTTGCCAAAATCGCCGCCCGCCTGGGGCTCCTGCTCACGCTCACCCCTTGCCTGCTCTACCTTTTCGACCTGATCGACCTGGGCACCGTCAAGCTCCTGATGATCGTCGGCATGGTCCTGTGGTTCGCCTGCTCGCCCGTCGTCCAGCACATCAACGAAAAACGCTCCGGCGGGGACGGCCTCTAGCGCGGTGCCATGCTCAGAGGGGGCATAAAAGCCCTTGTCTGTGCCGTCGGAAAACATCAGCGGTCCGCGTTTTTTTGTAAATACTCGCTAAATACCCGGAAAGACCGACCAAGTTACATTGACGGCAGAGAGCTTTTAATAATCTTTTAAAGGGATCGCATGATTAAGGTCCCTCCACCCCAGTTTTCCTCAGAGACCCTGCGACTTTCCGTCTGCCTGGCCTACTGCCTGAGCTGGGAGATTGCCGGAAAGATGCTGCGCGAAAACTGGTCGAGGTTGCGAGCCGTCTGGCAATCGCTCGACGCTCTCAAGCCCGAAGACCGCCGCCTGATCGAACTCTACGAGGAGTTCGCCCCGACCGTCAGCGAGGAGCGCTACCTCACCCATCGCATCGAGAAACTCGTCCCCACCAGCAAATCCCGTCAGACCCTGGCCCTCTGGATGCTCAGTTGCCTGCCCGACGAACTGGAAAAAGCCGCCGCCCGCCACCCGCTCATCCGCGACTGGCTCTCTCCGACCGAGCGCAGCCTGCCCTTCCGCCTGCTGCGTCGCCCCAAAGCAGCGTCCGGCCAAAGTGCGGAAGAACTCTTCCCGGCCGAATCCGAACGCGAGGAGGACTTCGCGCAATTTCTGGCCATGCCGGGTTTTGAAAAAATCTTCGAACACTACTGGCACCAACCCCCGAAAAACCGCACAAACCGGCTCACCCGCGCACTCGTCACCGTCGCCGCCATCCTCTCGCACTTTTTCACTCCCCAGCAGTTTAAACGAGGCTCGGCCCTGCGCGCCCACCTCAAAGGTGTCTGCCACTTTTCCGACGCCACGGTGGACGAGCTGTGCGACATCGCCCGCAAGCTCGAATCCCACTGGTACCAGACCGCCGACCTCGCCTACCGGCTGCTCGTGGACACCCGTCCGCGCGACCGCCTCAACATCGCCGAGATGATCCGCACCCTCGACCTCGACGAACGCACCACCGACGAGGACCGCAAGACCTTCCACGAAGTCCTCGACCTCGCCAGCGGCCAGGGCGACCAGGCATGAGAAGAGGACAGCCCCTGCCCTCTAAATAAAGTCGCGGCCATCTCCCCCCGATTATTCTATGCATTTACGCCTCCGGGGCTTCTTTTTTTTAACCACAGAGGGCACAGGGAACACAGAGTTTTCCCCAACCCATGTCGGGAATATTTTTCAAGCAGAGATCAGGGAGGGCGGACTGCGCCCGGCGGGACGAAGCACCGCCCCGGCTTTTACCGAGCGATGCCGTCACCGTTGTCGAGCAGGAGCTTGTACTCGTAGGAGTCGAGCAGGGCTTCCCAGGAGGCTTCGATGATGTCGTCGGAAGCGCCCACCGTGCCCCAGATTTCGCTGCCGTCGGTGGACTCGATCTGCACGCGGATGATGGAGTCGGCCCCCTGTTTGCCGTCGAGGATGCGGACCTTGAAGTCGGTCAGGCGCACGCTGTTTATCTGCGGGTAAACCTGCTCCAGCGCCTTGCGGATGGCCAGGTCGAGCGCGCCGACCGGGCCGGTAGCCTCGGCCACGGTGTGGTACACCTCGCCGTTGATGCGCAGTTTGACCGAGGCTTCGGAGGTCAGTTCGTCCTTCCACTCGCCGTGAACGTCGATCACGCGGTAGTGGATGACTTCGAAATGGTCGGGCTTGTTTTTAAGGAAACGCGCCAGCATGAGCCGGAACGAGGCATCGGCCGCCTCGTACTCGT contains the following coding sequences:
- a CDS encoding glycoside hydrolase family 99-like domain-containing protein, which produces MPKPEIAAYYFPNYHPDRRNEAFTGRKGWSEWELVEAARPRFEGHPLPYRPLWGKCDESDPQVMAMKIDAAADHGVDTFLFDWYYYNDGPYLERALDEGFLGAPNNDRLQFALMWANHDWHDIHPADPDVTPQTRYSGLLNPDVFEAVSTRMLEQYFSHPSYLKVDGAPFFSIYDAPHFVRSFGSVKAAREALDRWRRKAVAFGFPGLHINLVDWDVAILFGEGGAKRPAALAPELGADSINAYIWVHYTDMTRHEKNDYDAVAAQYFESFARLRAEAAVPVYPNVTMGWDPSARTRQDKPWKVGDYPFHGTLSGNTPARFEAALERALALAAEGEGFQMLTINAWNEWTEGSFLEPEVSLGFGYLEAIKRASAKVCVSGS
- a CDS encoding type II secretion system protein, with the translated sequence MERRLYAQVAPAKGFSLLELLVVIAVIALLGSIVISVAGNIREHAAATKSLGNLRALGTALKLYVGENNGRLPTLNRQNDDPSGGPNMANSWMAQVREYVNLPGQVPDSVAAAYSRSDYKLPIIFYCPNAERSHPWGDYGANYEFIMYRDYTDPDRIVSVYNTPNLEKKVLIASVAGLDGNNEPTGSTDGSWLLHGRLFAERGSTGAYGARPYDRNAGKCNVLMGDGSCAQIVAAELSRQEREDLFLNEIN
- a CDS encoding LamG-like jellyroll fold domain-containing protein, encoding MKSLPSILLVLGTALGLNAQTTPFIHYTFNDANTSTTTATNSGSSGAALNGVFVNSAGTPTALQNVTGVSGKAGDYAFNNSAATMSGAGGAVTASNLRDALSNAYGTTLVESYTISMWYYSTDVALSNSARLMAITGTANPVDIRNYISDGRVATTLGEETPNTGSGVSTPYAAVGEWLYIAVTVDLTQPSSNVKFYAGSTEDAVSLVATSSVGASNMNISSTLRIGNYIGTLSNAFEGYIDDFQLHLSTTNASGVLSQAQLENIRASAIPEPRESALIFLFGGALVAFFYKRAFCRR
- a CDS encoding helix-turn-helix domain-containing protein, encoding MLRYLTYGLRDFRDYPDHTAKRLNWEFFALHSGRLSFVQSDRRLKLSAKANFWVIPPQFSYNWKPREADAVCDRTLFSFPQVPLLLKEEVTRSGVLALKLEEKRLDRVRELAVEARPSYDSPNQLSSLAFEKILIELALIALSEVPLKSQWRLDELAGERVERIIAWYVEHMHEAPKITTICDACNISPSHMRRLFHQVMGKAPQEIFTRQRIQRACDILSTDSATLDEIASQCGFVSTSDFCRVFARVQKTSPNVWRLRVK
- a CDS encoding helix-turn-helix domain-containing protein, with translation MSERMLRYFSQGTRNFNEWPDPSARRTSWEFYVILKGRAAPVIAGEQVAEPERPSLWLLRPGLTYHWESSSNTVQRISLHFSVIPELLYRRMQGLNYLRHDLSDEDCAMVTQLADMLAPYYVNPTELFELYAQKVVVQLSILFLEDYEHRQLASVQRRVSERCRRAEEWYQLHMKSRPTIDRVAIENGMSPSQLRRDFLAVYGLVPHVVFRRLRLYEAARLLANTDWTIDRIYPESGFASKVDLHRSFKDEYNLTPHQWRKNISFPTEAEGTALAFSVATTGPVSPKRKSSTPTRKKQ
- a CDS encoding sodium:solute symporter family transporter, coding for MILAVGPACKKLNTDTSDFFRSGSRGTWWIVGMSSFMSGISALTFTGNGGAAYMAGWSVLAIYFGSIAAYVFHVFFLGRMFRQLRVTTFPEALRSRFGPVTEQVFAVIGVFLSVLTAGLWLLGLSIFAATCFSVPLMLTIPALGLTVLFYSTLGGRWAVLSADFIQGLVMFTMTILLTVLCLIHFGGIGGFFSEIKAQGLSDAFAFIKPDGSDLNNDYTLEWLVSIFFIQFIGMTSMMQSTRYFSVKEGRSATKAAILTGVLTVIGTMLWFIPPMSARMLFPEEVMASGMPKPEEAAFAVIALKMLPTGLIGMMVVAMFAATMSSVDSGLNGNVAILIRNIVPFIFGLLKRPLPPEDVLLRWSRVMTVVFGFLIIGIACYLAMGNEAGIFRFAIGLAATIGMPMSIPMTLCLFIRRAPSWACLFSVAMGVVPSLIYYANPGLMSFGERTLSVFVAGAGAFFLSMFFPQTAFYRQRVDDFFALMHKPVDFEKEVGQANDSLQLMIMSRFALVIGLLVALLLFIPNPLGGRVSILAVSLVIGGLGIAFHFRAKSAR
- a CDS encoding Gfo/Idh/MocA family oxidoreductase — protein: MNTPHQPPIRVGIIGVSGYAGLLADCVQRHVDAGHAHWIAAAGLKTPADIARCEILARQGAHIHTDWRELIDQHAGQLDLLMIPTAIHVHREMTEYALARGLRVFMEKPLAATYADARAICEANRLSQGELVIGYQNLYCESTHQIKRYILEGRLGKIQSMRALALWPRPASYYSRNGWAGRLSTGGKPVNDSPVNNALAHHINLLLFWAGSRPLETAHVEAIEGSLYRARDIESFDTASLRISTGQDYPLEFHGSHSTREIFNPELHILGSRGNVRWKTDQSIHIETPTGREVLSLPPAPELRDYTVSQLMRWAAGEKILCCTPGQALEQTHVVDLIHRHLPIRRIPDRFIDMDEGQPVVEGLPQAFQRRYLEGGCLRAGDTPWAESPALALPAEKKSASLADVAQG
- a CDS encoding purine-cytosine permease family protein translates to MTPTTPHTPTAVPQGVPASEFEREPVPANKLKGANKFWGMYAGEHAAGTEFMIGPLFLLNGVSLQNIFLGLLVGNFLAVLSWRYVCAPIAARARLTLYYQLEKIAGGSLTKVYNLANGVLFCFLAGAMVTVSATAVGMPLNIPMPAATDMFPTSLSFVVIVLVVGLVIAVVASYGYETVARFANVASPWMILVFFACGVIALKELGVTNWSTLEQVWTESTIFAQNGSDQTRMGFWSVTFFAWFCNSAMNVGMADLSVFRFAKKPSYGWASSAGVYVGHYMAWIAAALMLAAQIKLNQDATPIPGRMASNVAGLAGIVCVIVAGWTTANPTIYRAGLAFQAMVPKASRFKVTLAAGMVATLAGVFPALAWKLLGFVGLYGTILAPVGAVIFVDWYFVRRQNPEALYNAEPASSFSLSVLAAWVIPVGIALYFMHFQGISSWFLPLPTWIACAVIYYLLSAKNRASRALPVA